A stretch of the Sorangium aterium genome encodes the following:
- a CDS encoding DUF421 domain-containing protein has translation METVARVAFVYVFLAAAFRVLGKRELSSMSPFELVTLMLIPEIVSQALVREASLANALAGVSTVLVLVFLTSVLTHLFPKASEVIDGSPTVLVAKGRILEAACNRERIQPEEILSEMHKSGLERLSQVRWAILEADGALTIVPEQGHGLPVSPARTRDEGV, from the coding sequence ATGGAGACCGTCGCGCGCGTCGCCTTCGTCTATGTGTTCCTCGCCGCCGCGTTCCGCGTGCTCGGCAAGCGCGAGCTCAGCTCGATGTCGCCCTTCGAGCTCGTCACGCTCATGCTGATCCCCGAGATCGTCTCTCAGGCCCTCGTCCGCGAGGCGTCGCTCGCGAACGCGCTCGCGGGCGTGTCCACCGTCCTCGTGCTCGTGTTCCTGACGTCCGTCCTGACGCACCTCTTCCCGAAGGCGTCCGAGGTCATCGACGGCTCGCCCACGGTGCTGGTCGCGAAGGGCCGTATCCTGGAAGCGGCGTGCAATCGCGAGCGGATCCAGCCGGAGGAGATCCTGTCCGAGATGCACAAGAGCGGGCTGGAGCGCCTCTCCCAGGTGCGATGGGCCATCCTGGAGGCGGACGGCGCCCTCACCATCGTCCCGGAGCAGGGCCACGGCCTGCCCGTCTCCCCGGCCAGGACGCGGGACGAAGGCGTGTGA
- a CDS encoding DUF2330 domain-containing protein, which produces MKLRLFALLALAVPSATLLSPREALACGGCFAPPTETTVVNAHRMVLSVSPVQSVLWDQIQYSGDPSAFGWVLPVKRGAILEEGSDAWFETLDAATSVRITAPSSTCARSGGGCGSTLGSAEAAGDSLGVGDQVTVLHRGTVGPYETVTLATDTPGALNTWLETNGFNVDESTQPIIDAYVEEGFDFIAIRLQPGKDVKEMTPVRVVTPGANPALPLRMVAAGTGANVAITLFTISEARLAPEGFAAAAVPIDLLAWDFASQESNYGVLREKAIAAADGGRAFLTPYAQQGSLFSPVSSPAAPFGVRYTTSGSTTPVDTIAAAFAQQGLANGETGEVQDAACAVRFAEIATESRAVANPCPAGVPLSDPSCGEVASGQIDARELACGALDDLAIAMVGLHPKDVWLTRLEANLPRAALDTDLVLSPAPQERVDNWLRARVSVHADVLCGAATPVLDGDRPSRTRGQGTLVGTALGALALAAAIARRGARRLASRPA; this is translated from the coding sequence ATGAAACTTCGCTTGTTCGCGCTCCTTGCGCTCGCCGTTCCTTCCGCGACGCTCCTGTCGCCGCGCGAGGCGCTCGCCTGCGGCGGGTGCTTCGCTCCGCCGACCGAGACGACGGTCGTCAACGCGCACCGGATGGTGCTCTCCGTGTCGCCCGTCCAGTCGGTGCTCTGGGATCAGATCCAGTACTCCGGCGATCCGAGTGCGTTCGGGTGGGTGCTCCCGGTGAAGCGCGGGGCGATCCTCGAGGAAGGCTCGGACGCCTGGTTCGAGACGCTCGACGCGGCCACGTCGGTGCGCATCACCGCGCCGAGCTCCACCTGCGCCCGGAGCGGCGGCGGCTGCGGCTCGACCCTCGGCTCCGCGGAGGCGGCGGGCGACTCGCTCGGCGTCGGCGATCAGGTCACCGTGCTCCACCGCGGCACCGTCGGTCCGTACGAGACCGTGACGCTCGCGACGGACACGCCCGGCGCGTTGAACACGTGGCTCGAGACGAACGGCTTCAACGTCGACGAGTCCACGCAGCCGATCATCGATGCCTATGTCGAGGAGGGCTTCGACTTCATCGCCATCAGGCTTCAGCCCGGCAAGGACGTGAAGGAGATGACGCCGGTGCGGGTCGTCACGCCGGGGGCGAACCCCGCGCTCCCGCTCCGGATGGTCGCCGCCGGGACGGGCGCGAACGTCGCGATCACCCTCTTCACCATCAGCGAGGCGCGGCTCGCCCCCGAGGGGTTCGCGGCCGCGGCCGTCCCCATCGACCTCCTCGCGTGGGACTTCGCCTCGCAGGAGTCGAACTACGGCGTGCTCCGCGAGAAGGCGATCGCGGCGGCCGACGGCGGCCGCGCGTTCCTCACCCCCTACGCGCAGCAGGGCTCGCTGTTCTCGCCCGTGTCGAGCCCCGCGGCGCCGTTCGGCGTGCGCTACACAACGAGCGGCTCGACCACCCCGGTCGACACGATCGCCGCCGCGTTCGCCCAGCAGGGGCTCGCCAACGGCGAGACCGGCGAGGTCCAGGACGCCGCGTGCGCCGTGCGCTTCGCCGAGATCGCGACCGAGAGCCGCGCCGTGGCGAACCCGTGCCCGGCCGGCGTCCCGCTGTCCGATCCGAGCTGCGGGGAGGTCGCCTCCGGCCAGATCGACGCGCGCGAGCTCGCGTGCGGGGCGCTCGACGACCTCGCGATCGCGATGGTCGGCCTGCACCCGAAGGACGTCTGGCTGACCCGCCTGGAGGCGAACCTGCCGCGCGCCGCGCTCGACACGGACCTCGTCCTGAGCCCCGCGCCGCAGGAGCGGGTCGACAACTGGCTGCGCGCCCGCGTCAGCGTCCACGCCGATGTGCTCTGCGGCGCGGCGACCCCGGTCCTCGACGGCGACCGCCCCTCGCGGACCCGCGGGCAGGGCACGCTCGTGGGCACGGCGCTCGGCGCCCTCGCCCTCGCGGCGGCGATCGCCCGCCGCGGCGCGCGCCGCCTCGCCTCCCGCCCGGCCTGA
- the trmFO gene encoding methylenetetrahydrofolate--tRNA-(uracil(54)-C(5))-methyltransferase (FADH(2)-oxidizing) TrmFO, which yields MNGAESQHDVVVVGGGLAGCETAYQLAQRGLRVRLVEMKPHKRTPAQTSDRMAELVCSNSLRGAALSNAVGLLKEELRRVGSLALRCADETSVPAGGALAVDRERFAEAMTREIEAHPRITVEHREVTEIPAERPVILATGPLTSDALAASLAAAVGAEHLAYYDAIAPIVSADSIDWSRVWKQSRYGKGGAVRGDRAAQREQTAQPDRAAQPEDAAERRDDAEAGDEAYVNCPFDEAQYKAFVQALVASDKVEARAFEEVRYFEGCLPCEVMAARGEQTLAFGPMKPVGLTDPRTGRRPYAVLQLRPEDEAATAYNLVGFQTRMKYAEQLRVFRMVPGLEEAEFLRMGSVHRNTFVDAPALLGPAMELRAMPGVHLAGQISGVEGYVESAAAGFVCAILLAQQLRNEPLRPPPPTTALGGILTHLGRKQPTYQPSNITWAHIAPLDPAHGKLRKRARYEVMAERALRDLDAWWAAG from the coding sequence ATGAACGGAGCGGAGAGCCAGCACGACGTCGTCGTCGTCGGAGGCGGCCTGGCCGGTTGCGAGACGGCGTACCAGCTCGCGCAGCGCGGGCTGCGCGTGCGCCTCGTCGAGATGAAGCCTCACAAGCGCACGCCTGCGCAGACGAGCGATCGGATGGCCGAGCTCGTGTGCTCGAACTCGCTGCGCGGCGCCGCGCTGAGCAACGCGGTGGGGCTCCTCAAAGAGGAGCTCCGGCGCGTGGGCTCGCTCGCCCTGCGGTGCGCCGACGAGACCTCGGTGCCGGCCGGCGGCGCGCTGGCGGTCGACCGCGAGCGGTTCGCCGAGGCGATGACGCGTGAGATCGAGGCCCACCCACGGATCACCGTCGAGCACCGGGAGGTGACCGAGATCCCCGCCGAGCGGCCCGTGATCCTCGCGACGGGGCCGCTCACCTCCGACGCCCTCGCGGCGAGCCTCGCCGCGGCCGTCGGCGCCGAGCACCTCGCCTACTACGACGCGATCGCGCCGATCGTCAGCGCCGACTCGATCGACTGGTCGCGCGTGTGGAAGCAGTCGCGCTACGGCAAGGGGGGCGCCGTCCGCGGCGACCGGGCCGCGCAGCGGGAGCAAACCGCGCAGCCGGATCGGGCCGCGCAGCCGGAGGACGCGGCCGAGCGCCGCGACGACGCCGAGGCCGGCGACGAGGCGTACGTGAACTGCCCCTTCGACGAGGCGCAGTACAAGGCGTTCGTCCAGGCCCTCGTCGCGTCGGACAAGGTGGAGGCCCGCGCCTTCGAGGAGGTGCGCTACTTCGAGGGGTGCCTGCCCTGCGAGGTGATGGCGGCGCGCGGCGAGCAGACGCTCGCGTTCGGGCCGATGAAGCCGGTGGGGCTCACCGATCCGCGCACCGGCCGGCGCCCCTACGCGGTGCTCCAGCTGCGCCCGGAGGACGAGGCGGCGACGGCGTACAACCTGGTCGGCTTCCAGACGCGCATGAAGTACGCCGAGCAGCTGCGGGTGTTCCGGATGGTGCCCGGCCTCGAGGAGGCCGAGTTCCTCCGCATGGGCTCCGTGCACCGGAACACCTTCGTCGACGCTCCCGCGCTCCTCGGCCCCGCGATGGAGCTCCGCGCGATGCCGGGCGTGCACCTGGCCGGCCAGATCTCGGGCGTCGAGGGCTACGTGGAGAGCGCCGCGGCCGGGTTCGTGTGCGCGATCCTCCTCGCGCAGCAGCTGCGGAACGAGCCGCTCCGGCCGCCGCCGCCCACGACGGCGCTCGGCGGCATCCTCACGCACCTCGGCCGGAAGCAGCCCACGTATCAGCCGTCCAACATCACCTGGGCGCACATCGCGCCGCTCGATCCAGCGCACGGCAAGCTGCGCAAGCGCGCCCGCTACGAGGTGATGGCCGAGCGTGCCCTCCGCGATCTCGACGCGTGGTGGGCCGCGGGCTGA
- the topA gene encoding type I DNA topoisomerase: protein MAKTLVIVESPAKAKTIKKYLGNGYEVFASKGHVKDLPKKQNAVDVQNDFAETYEVIEGKEKVLEELKSAAKRADEVLLATDPDREGEAIAFHISEEIKNPKLKVARVEFHEITKKGVDHGVHNPRKLDENLYDAQRARRVLDRIVGYDVSALVWSKLAFGLSAGRVQSVALRLIVDREREVEAFVPEEYWNIAVGLGAASPPQRAPFVAKLASADGKKLEVTNGEVAGKVRADLETARYRVAKVVRREQKRNPPAPYTTSKLQQDATNYLHFGAKRTMQIAQALYEGIDLKRDGGPVGLITYMRTDSTRVSDDAIAEVRGVVAKRYGKEFVPERPNVYKSKKNAQDAHEAIRPTSVEIHPDSIKKHLKDEQYKLYKLIWNRFVASQMTPAVYDRTTVEIDVAPTVAAPAYRSYLARATGRILKFAGWLQVTEGQQEFAGEEESAGAAPDGGAAAPAPEATAVEAERAAPGPSAEEDSEALLPDMKEGEALSVSPPGVITDQKFTQPPPRYNEGSLVRELEKRGIGRPSTYAEIISKVQQRAYVEKRDGGAFQPTLLGKFVVDGLVRSNLDIMDPNFTAQMEEELDAVGAGSLKREQLLKTFYKKFREQLDKSKKLAPWKPEAEKTDIVCDECGSMMLKKWGKNGWFLSCERYPKCKATRDLSDARGTAAVRETDISCDKCGKPMIIKTGRFGDFLSCTGYPACKNTRPVPLGVACPSCGGDLIEIRPRKKGGRTFYGCSNWNAEQKCEFKLWQKPVPVPCPQCGAKFVTRTGGKKAMLVCATKDCGFKQEIVEGEGEDGAADGAAPPDAAAVVASAAPAPAARPAPAEPTPAGRPEAAPQGAGAAQGAAEKRAVRARRTAS from the coding sequence ATGGCCAAGACGCTCGTCATCGTGGAGTCGCCGGCGAAGGCGAAGACCATCAAGAAATATCTCGGCAACGGGTACGAGGTGTTCGCCTCGAAGGGGCACGTCAAGGACCTGCCCAAGAAGCAGAACGCCGTCGACGTGCAGAACGATTTTGCCGAGACCTACGAGGTCATCGAGGGCAAGGAGAAGGTCCTGGAGGAGCTGAAGTCCGCCGCGAAGAGGGCGGACGAGGTGCTCCTGGCGACCGACCCCGATCGCGAAGGGGAGGCGATCGCGTTCCACATCTCGGAGGAGATCAAGAACCCGAAGCTGAAGGTGGCGCGGGTCGAGTTCCACGAGATCACGAAGAAGGGGGTCGACCACGGCGTCCACAACCCCCGCAAGCTCGACGAGAACCTGTACGACGCGCAGCGGGCGCGGCGCGTGCTCGACCGCATCGTCGGCTACGACGTCTCGGCGCTCGTCTGGTCGAAGCTCGCGTTCGGCCTGTCGGCGGGGCGGGTGCAGTCGGTCGCGCTGCGGCTCATCGTGGACCGCGAGCGCGAGGTCGAGGCGTTCGTCCCGGAGGAGTACTGGAACATCGCGGTCGGCCTCGGCGCGGCGAGCCCGCCGCAGCGCGCCCCGTTCGTCGCGAAGCTCGCCTCCGCCGACGGCAAGAAGCTCGAGGTGACGAACGGCGAGGTCGCCGGGAAGGTGCGCGCCGATCTCGAGACCGCCCGCTACCGGGTGGCGAAGGTCGTGCGGCGCGAGCAGAAGCGCAACCCGCCCGCCCCGTACACCACCTCGAAGCTCCAGCAGGACGCGACGAACTACCTGCACTTCGGCGCCAAGCGGACGATGCAGATCGCGCAGGCGCTCTACGAGGGCATCGACCTCAAGCGCGACGGCGGCCCGGTCGGCCTCATCACGTACATGCGTACCGACTCGACGCGCGTCAGCGACGACGCGATCGCCGAGGTGCGCGGCGTGGTCGCGAAGCGGTACGGCAAGGAGTTCGTCCCCGAGCGCCCGAACGTCTACAAGTCGAAGAAGAACGCGCAGGACGCGCACGAGGCGATCCGGCCGACGAGCGTCGAGATCCACCCGGACTCGATCAAGAAGCACCTCAAGGACGAGCAGTACAAGCTGTACAAGCTCATCTGGAACCGCTTCGTCGCCTCGCAGATGACCCCGGCGGTGTACGACCGCACGACGGTCGAGATCGACGTCGCGCCGACGGTCGCGGCGCCCGCGTACCGGAGCTACCTCGCCCGGGCCACCGGGCGGATCCTCAAGTTCGCCGGCTGGCTGCAGGTGACCGAGGGCCAGCAGGAGTTCGCCGGCGAGGAGGAGAGCGCAGGCGCAGCCCCGGACGGCGGCGCCGCCGCGCCGGCGCCCGAGGCGACCGCCGTCGAGGCGGAGCGCGCGGCGCCGGGGCCCTCGGCCGAGGAGGACTCGGAGGCGCTCCTGCCCGACATGAAGGAGGGCGAGGCGCTCTCCGTGTCGCCCCCGGGGGTCATCACCGACCAGAAGTTCACGCAGCCGCCGCCCCGCTACAACGAGGGCTCGCTCGTGCGCGAGCTGGAGAAGCGCGGCATCGGCCGCCCGTCGACGTACGCCGAGATCATCAGCAAGGTGCAGCAGCGCGCGTACGTCGAGAAGCGGGACGGCGGCGCGTTCCAGCCGACGCTCCTCGGGAAGTTCGTGGTCGACGGCCTCGTCCGGTCGAACCTCGACATCATGGATCCGAACTTCACGGCGCAGATGGAGGAGGAGCTCGACGCCGTCGGCGCCGGCAGCCTGAAGCGCGAGCAGCTGCTCAAGACCTTCTACAAGAAGTTCAGGGAGCAGCTCGACAAGTCGAAGAAGCTCGCGCCGTGGAAGCCCGAGGCAGAGAAGACCGACATCGTCTGCGACGAGTGCGGGTCGATGATGCTCAAGAAGTGGGGCAAGAACGGCTGGTTCTTGAGCTGCGAGCGCTACCCGAAGTGCAAGGCGACGCGCGACCTGTCCGACGCGCGGGGGACCGCCGCCGTCCGCGAGACCGACATCTCGTGCGACAAGTGCGGGAAGCCGATGATCATCAAGACGGGCCGCTTCGGCGACTTCCTGTCGTGCACCGGGTACCCGGCCTGCAAGAACACGCGCCCGGTGCCGCTCGGCGTCGCGTGCCCGAGCTGCGGCGGCGATCTCATCGAGATCCGGCCGCGCAAGAAGGGCGGGCGCACCTTCTACGGCTGCTCCAACTGGAACGCCGAGCAGAAGTGCGAGTTCAAGCTCTGGCAGAAGCCGGTGCCGGTCCCGTGTCCGCAGTGCGGCGCGAAGTTCGTCACCCGCACCGGCGGCAAGAAGGCGATGCTCGTCTGCGCGACGAAGGACTGCGGCTTCAAGCAGGAGATCGTCGAAGGGGAAGGGGAGGACGGGGCCGCGGACGGCGCCGCCCCCCCGGACGCCGCGGCGGTCGTCGCGAGCGCCGCCCCGGCGCCGGCCGCCCGGCCCGCGCCGGCAGAGCCCACGCCGGCCGGCCGGCCCGAGGCGGCGCCGCAGGGCGCTGGCGCGGCCCAGGGAGCCGCCGAAAAGCGGGCCGTGCGCGCCCGCCGCACGGCGAGCTAA
- a CDS encoding DNA-processing protein DprA translates to MASIEIQPADPSYPAQLWALVTETEAAPPTLYLRGALPACPGVAIVGTRAASDEALRFTRALAAALGEAGFSIWSGGARGVDAAAHEGALDARAPTVVVSGGGHARPYPREHAALFERVLAAGGALLARVPDDTPPLPALFLQRNAVLAALTLATVVVEAGVESGARSAAAAARRLGRHLCVVPHAPWSPRGVGCALELVSGARPVTRAADVIDVLGGQAPPPRRRARRSARSRSPGGGTLPLPEAAFGAPASALSGESGPFPSMSAAERAVLDALDARPAHVDEVCERTGLPPRRAVEALLTLTLQAVVVEGPAGLFRRALR, encoded by the coding sequence ATGGCGTCGATCGAGATCCAGCCCGCAGATCCATCCTACCCCGCGCAGCTCTGGGCCCTCGTGACGGAGACCGAGGCCGCGCCGCCGACGCTCTACCTGCGCGGCGCGCTCCCGGCGTGCCCGGGCGTCGCGATCGTCGGGACGCGCGCCGCGAGCGACGAGGCGCTCCGGTTCACCCGCGCGCTCGCCGCGGCGCTCGGCGAGGCGGGCTTCTCGATCTGGTCGGGCGGCGCGCGCGGCGTCGACGCGGCCGCGCACGAGGGCGCGCTCGACGCGCGCGCGCCGACGGTCGTCGTCAGCGGCGGCGGCCACGCGCGCCCGTACCCGCGGGAGCACGCGGCGCTGTTCGAGCGCGTCCTCGCCGCGGGCGGCGCGCTGCTCGCGCGCGTCCCCGACGACACGCCGCCGCTGCCGGCGCTGTTCCTCCAGCGCAACGCGGTCCTCGCTGCGCTCACGCTCGCGACCGTCGTCGTCGAGGCGGGCGTCGAGAGCGGCGCCCGCTCCGCCGCCGCGGCGGCCCGCCGCCTCGGCCGCCACCTCTGCGTCGTCCCCCACGCCCCGTGGAGCCCGCGCGGCGTGGGCTGCGCGCTGGAGCTCGTCTCCGGCGCGCGCCCCGTCACGCGCGCGGCCGACGTCATCGACGTCCTCGGCGGGCAGGCGCCGCCTCCCCGCCGGCGAGCGCGGCGCTCGGCGCGCAGCAGGTCGCCCGGCGGCGGCACGCTGCCGCTCCCGGAGGCCGCCTTCGGGGCGCCGGCGAGCGCTTTGTCCGGGGAAAGCGGGCCATTTCCGTCGATGAGCGCGGCCGAACGCGCGGTCCTCGACGCCCTGGACGCCCGGCCGGCGCACGTGGATGAGGTCTGCGAGAGGACGGGGCTTCCGCCCAGACGCGCCGTGGAGGCACTCTTGACGTTGACGCTCCAGGCCGTAGTAGTAGAGGGGCCCGCCGGGTTGTTTCGGCGGGCTCTTCGTTGA
- a CDS encoding glycerophosphodiester phosphodiesterase, with protein sequence MTWAEQRFRRSARETGRAASSRAQAGAAATRAPLLFGHRGVRGEGAPAENTLAAFEEAAAQGADGIELDVRVCRSGELVALHDPDLARVTEGADPRAAAALPWDELRRVDLRGERVPLLSEVLAFARGLRLAVNIEMKRDVPDRTAVVLATARLVRAWDPRHALLVSSFDPVMIASFGALVPAVPRALLVHRSRYHDAAVRLAPALGALAAHIERTIASPERIALLKRQGRVINVWTVNDPREAQDLAALGVDGLITDTPRRIRDALE encoded by the coding sequence GTGACCTGGGCCGAGCAGCGCTTCCGCAGGAGCGCGCGCGAGACGGGGCGGGCAGCGTCATCACGCGCGCAGGCCGGGGCGGCGGCCACGCGTGCGCCGCTCCTCTTCGGGCACCGGGGCGTGCGCGGCGAGGGCGCCCCCGCGGAGAACACCCTCGCCGCCTTCGAGGAAGCCGCGGCGCAGGGGGCCGACGGGATCGAGCTCGACGTGCGGGTGTGCCGCTCGGGCGAGCTCGTGGCGCTGCACGACCCGGACCTCGCGCGGGTGACCGAGGGCGCGGACCCGCGCGCCGCGGCGGCGCTCCCCTGGGACGAGCTCCGGCGGGTCGACCTCCGCGGCGAGCGGGTGCCGCTCCTGTCCGAGGTGCTCGCGTTCGCGCGCGGCCTTCGGCTCGCCGTGAACATCGAGATGAAGCGGGACGTGCCCGATCGCACCGCCGTCGTGCTCGCGACCGCGCGGCTCGTGCGCGCCTGGGATCCCCGCCACGCCTTGCTCGTCTCCTCGTTCGATCCGGTCATGATCGCCTCCTTCGGCGCCCTGGTGCCGGCCGTCCCGCGCGCGCTCCTCGTGCACCGGAGCCGCTACCACGACGCGGCCGTGCGCCTCGCGCCGGCGCTCGGGGCGCTCGCCGCGCACATCGAGCGGACGATCGCGTCGCCCGAGCGCATCGCGCTCCTGAAGCGGCAGGGCCGCGTGATCAACGTGTGGACCGTGAACGACCCGCGGGAAGCGCAGGACCTCGCGGCGCTCGGCGTCGACGGGCTCATCACCGACACGCCACGCCGCATCCGCGACGCGCTCGAGTAG
- a CDS encoding serine/threonine-protein kinase has protein sequence MDVEPGTIVGDKYRLEGPLSRGGMGSVWLARHLQLGAPAAIKFMDPEHAASPEFRARFYREARTAANLDSPHVVSVQDYGIWGTVPYLVMELLRGEDLSRRLRRVRRVSLAEAARIAIQTGKALRRAHESGLVHRDLKPGNLFLSRVDEDEEIVKVLDFGIAKQLTGKLLTDETTRTGELLGSPFYMSPEQARGDRNLDARSDLWSLGVILFRAVTGKLPFEGDVLGAVLSRILVEPIPLATHLAPDVPADLDGFFVRALSRDRAQRFQSAQEMVHAFVAAAGDPSIPLPVPSAPQPAPVTSRTGTLLGLSPGGTGELEAPGELAPLSRSGDQGPRQDALVPLAEPSQHGTLTAASAGEVRADRRPHASATLRWLVACGALSAISGTVAVTALRPVGEEDAAPYHVIAPIEPESVSAAAPAPALEVVRASTAVVVRLPAAEVAPAADAALPAATAEPAASAERKAPRAPSAPRRSPRRSREIIDPWQRR, from the coding sequence ATGGACGTCGAGCCGGGAACGATCGTCGGCGATAAATACCGCCTGGAGGGGCCGCTCTCGCGGGGCGGGATGGGCTCGGTGTGGCTGGCCCGGCACCTCCAGCTGGGGGCGCCGGCGGCGATCAAGTTCATGGATCCGGAGCACGCGGCCTCGCCGGAGTTCCGCGCGCGCTTCTACCGCGAGGCGCGGACCGCGGCGAACCTCGACAGCCCGCACGTGGTGAGCGTGCAGGACTACGGGATCTGGGGGACCGTCCCGTACCTCGTCATGGAGCTGCTCCGGGGCGAGGATCTCAGCCGTCGCCTCAGGCGGGTCCGCCGCGTCTCCCTCGCCGAGGCGGCGCGCATCGCGATCCAGACCGGCAAGGCGCTGCGCCGCGCGCACGAGTCCGGTCTCGTCCACCGCGATCTCAAGCCCGGCAACCTGTTCCTCTCGCGCGTCGACGAGGACGAGGAGATCGTCAAGGTCCTCGACTTCGGCATCGCCAAGCAGCTCACCGGCAAGCTCCTCACCGACGAGACGACGAGGACCGGCGAGCTCCTGGGCTCGCCGTTCTACATGAGCCCGGAGCAGGCGCGCGGCGACAGGAACCTCGACGCGCGCAGCGACCTGTGGTCGCTCGGGGTCATCCTCTTCCGCGCGGTCACGGGCAAGCTCCCGTTCGAGGGCGACGTGCTCGGCGCGGTGCTGTCGCGGATCCTCGTCGAGCCGATCCCGCTCGCGACGCACCTCGCGCCCGACGTGCCGGCCGATCTCGACGGCTTCTTCGTTCGCGCGCTCTCGCGCGACAGGGCCCAGCGGTTCCAGTCGGCGCAGGAGATGGTGCACGCCTTCGTCGCCGCAGCGGGCGATCCGAGCATCCCGCTGCCCGTGCCCTCGGCGCCGCAGCCGGCGCCCGTGACGTCGCGCACGGGGACGCTGCTCGGGCTGTCACCGGGCGGCACCGGCGAGCTGGAGGCCCCAGGGGAGCTCGCCCCCCTCTCCCGGTCCGGGGACCAGGGCCCGCGGCAGGACGCGCTCGTCCCGCTGGCCGAGCCGTCCCAGCACGGCACGCTGACGGCGGCATCGGCCGGTGAGGTGCGCGCGGATCGCAGGCCTCACGCGAGCGCGACGCTCCGCTGGCTCGTGGCGTGCGGCGCGCTGTCCGCGATCAGCGGGACGGTCGCGGTGACGGCGCTGCGGCCCGTCGGCGAGGAGGACGCCGCGCCCTACCACGTGATCGCGCCGATCGAGCCCGAGAGCGTGAGCGCAGCTGCGCCTGCGCCGGCTCTGGAGGTGGTCCGCGCATCGACCGCGGTGGTGGTGCGCCTGCCCGCGGCCGAGGTCGCGCCAGCCGCGGACGCCGCGCTGCCCGCGGCCACGGCGGAGCCGGCTGCGTCCGCCGAGCGAAAGGCCCCGCGGGCTCCGTCGGCCCCGCGCCGGAGCCCGCGCCGGTCGCGCGAGATCATCGACCCCTGGCAGCGAAGGTAG